DNA from Terriglobus tenax:
TGATTTCTGGTTGCCATTCCTGAAGCAGTGAAGGACCTGCTTCTTTTTGCAGGGTGCCACCTGGTCCTTATCCGGGCCACTTCTCCAGCACAATCGCCTCTGCCCGCGCCTTCACTTCATCCAGGCTCAGCACAGTCGAGTCCACCAGGACAGCGTCTTCGGCTGGACGCAGCGGCGACTCGGTACGCGTGCGGTCACGTTCATCCCGCTCCCGCAGCTCGCGTTTGACGTCGTCGGCCGACGGCTGCCCCTGCGTTGGCCCGGTCTGGATAAAGCGGCGTTCTCCACGCGCATCCGGTGAGGCGTCGAGGAAGATTTTCACCTCGGCCTTCGGAAAGACGACCGTGCCGATGTCACGCCCTTCCATCACCACGCCACCTTCGGCGCCCATCCGCTGCTGCGCGGCCACCATCAGGGCTCGCACCCTGGGGTGAACGCTTACTCTGGAGGCTGCCTGCGTTACGTCCTTCTCGCGAAGCTGTGTGGTCACATCCTCGCCATCCAGCAGAACGCGGTTCCCCCCCTCGGTGGGCTCCAGCGCAATCGCAGTCATCTCCGCCATGGCCGCAAGGGCTGCCTCGTCTTCCAGGGGAAGTCCGAGGCGCAGCGCCTTGAGTGCGGTGGCGCGATACATCGCGCCGCTTTCCAGGTTCAACAGGCCAAAGCGCTTTGCCAGGAAAGCGGCGATCGTGCTTTTTCCAGCTCCGGAAGGTCCATCGATGGCAACGACGGGCTTACGTACAGCCATTTACTCGCCGCCCTCACGCTTCTTGAACGGCTTGCGGGGTCCGGAAGGCTTGCTGCCAAACTTCTTGGGACCACCAAAACTACCACCCGGCTTGCTGCCGAACTTCTTCGGGCCACCGAAGCCAGGC
Protein-coding regions in this window:
- the cmk gene encoding (d)CMP kinase, producing the protein MAVRKPVVAIDGPSGAGKSTIAAFLAKRFGLLNLESGAMYRATALKALRLGLPLEDEAALAAMAEMTAIALEPTEGGNRVLLDGEDVTTQLREKDVTQAASRVSVHPRVRALMVAAQQRMGAEGGVVMEGRDIGTVVFPKAEVKIFLDASPDARGERRFIQTGPTQGQPSADDVKRELRERDERDRTRTESPLRPAEDAVLVDSTVLSLDEVKARAEAIVLEKWPG